A portion of the Ferrimonas lipolytica genome contains these proteins:
- a CDS encoding sodium/glutamate symporter: MLSNWDIFTDFAVAGGLLLIGKWLRANVILLQKLYLPAALIAGMLALAFGPAGLDLLPWSSAFASNASVLTVMLFASLGLATDFPSMHTLMRRAGSLWAFNQIATVSQWAFAAMAGLGLIALVWPELPPAFGIVMPAGFMGGHGTGVVVGETLQGQGWEDALTLALTTATVGIFASILCGMGLMHLGVKKGWIKNFATFNELSFTERRGLIVPSQQQALARNGVSSVSIDVFAMHAAVLLLVTMLGYHGAKYLSSFHHMVQVPAFVAAFVLGLVARLLMRKSQANRYFDDAIFSHATGSATDFLIVFGVGAIKITILMNYALPIAVLMIIGLLFNLFLVLVVAPRILGDNWFEKAIFSWGWLTGTVGMGIALLRIADPKMRSKVLDDYAIAYVPGSITDLIIVSMVPILMMQGMAHIAIGAMWVYVAAVVAIWLLFLGGKNRLATR; this comes from the coding sequence ATGTTATCTAATTGGGATATCTTTACCGACTTCGCCGTTGCTGGCGGACTGTTGTTGATCGGTAAATGGCTGCGCGCCAATGTCATCTTGCTACAGAAGCTATATCTCCCAGCTGCGCTGATTGCAGGCATGCTCGCACTGGCTTTTGGTCCTGCAGGACTCGACCTGTTGCCGTGGAGCAGTGCGTTTGCTAGCAACGCCTCGGTGCTAACGGTGATGCTATTTGCTTCACTTGGCTTAGCGACCGACTTTCCATCAATGCATACTTTAATGCGCCGTGCCGGAAGCTTATGGGCCTTTAACCAAATTGCCACCGTTAGTCAGTGGGCTTTTGCCGCGATGGCTGGATTAGGGCTGATCGCATTGGTATGGCCGGAACTGCCACCGGCGTTTGGTATTGTCATGCCAGCCGGCTTTATGGGGGGCCATGGTACCGGTGTTGTTGTGGGCGAAACCCTACAGGGGCAAGGTTGGGAAGATGCGCTCACATTGGCGTTAACAACGGCGACCGTCGGGATCTTCGCTTCCATTCTATGCGGCATGGGGTTGATGCACCTTGGCGTTAAAAAGGGGTGGATCAAAAATTTCGCCACCTTTAATGAGCTCAGCTTTACCGAGCGTCGTGGCCTCATTGTACCGTCGCAACAACAAGCGCTGGCTCGCAATGGTGTGTCGTCGGTTTCTATTGATGTATTTGCCATGCATGCGGCGGTGTTGTTGCTGGTAACCATGTTGGGGTATCACGGCGCTAAGTACCTTTCTAGCTTTCACCATATGGTGCAGGTACCGGCGTTTGTAGCTGCCTTTGTGTTGGGCTTAGTAGCCCGCTTGTTGATGCGTAAGAGCCAAGCCAACCGCTATTTTGACGATGCGATCTTCAGTCATGCCACCGGCAGTGCAACTGACTTTCTGATTGTCTTTGGGGTCGGCGCCATCAAGATCACCATCTTGATGAACTATGCCTTGCCGATAGCGGTGTTGATGATTATCGGCTTATTGTTCAACCTGTTCTTAGTTTTGGTGGTAGCGCCTCGGATCTTAGGTGACAACTGGTTTGAAAAAGCGATTTTCTCGTGGGGATGGTTAACTGGGACCGTGGGTATGGGGATCGCCTTGCTGCGTATCGCCGATCCGAAAATGCGCTCTAAGGTACTGGATGATTACGCCATCGCTTATGTTCCCGGTTCGATAACCGATCTGATCATCGTGTCGATGGTTCCCATCTTGATGATGCAAGGAATGGCCCACATCGCAATTGGCGCGATGTGGGTGTATGTCGCTGCTGTTGTTGCTATTTGGCTGCTGTTTTTGGGCGGTAAAAATCGCTTAGCTACGCGCTAA
- the asnA gene encoding aspartate--ammonia ligase, with product MKQSYIQSQRQIQFARQFFSQQLSQQLGLIEVQAPLLCEVGSGVQDGLAGHENAVAVAVKSIPQKRYEVVHSLAKWKRSTLARYQFGQGEGIVAHMKALRPDEETIGAKHSVLVDQWDWEQVMSADGRKIEELVARVKSIWAGIKATEAALAAEFAIPESLPAQIHFIHAETLRDQYPQLSAKQRESEVCRHYGAVFIMGIGGSLADGEIHDVRAPDYDDWSTETEQGAGLNGDLLVWHPLLEEAFELSSMGIRVDAEALRRQLLLAGREQDEQLPWHQSLLAGQLPQTIGGGIGQSRLLMLLLGKSHIGEVQCGVWQDSCAARL from the coding sequence ATGAAACAGTCTTACATCCAAAGCCAACGTCAAATTCAGTTTGCTCGTCAATTTTTCAGTCAACAACTTTCACAGCAACTGGGCTTAATCGAAGTACAGGCACCGTTGTTGTGTGAAGTAGGCAGTGGTGTTCAAGATGGCTTAGCTGGTCATGAAAATGCAGTGGCAGTTGCAGTTAAGTCGATTCCTCAAAAGCGTTACGAGGTAGTGCACTCGTTGGCTAAGTGGAAGCGCTCGACTCTGGCTCGCTATCAATTTGGCCAGGGAGAAGGGATTGTGGCGCACATGAAAGCGCTGCGGCCAGATGAAGAGACCATTGGCGCCAAGCATTCGGTGTTGGTTGATCAGTGGGATTGGGAACAAGTGATGTCCGCTGACGGTCGTAAAATTGAAGAGTTGGTGGCGCGGGTAAAGAGCATTTGGGCTGGAATCAAGGCCACTGAAGCAGCATTGGCTGCTGAGTTTGCCATCCCAGAATCACTACCGGCACAGATTCACTTTATCCATGCTGAAACATTGCGAGATCAATACCCACAACTAAGCGCTAAGCAGCGAGAGAGCGAAGTTTGTCGTCACTATGGTGCAGTATTTATTATGGGGATCGGTGGTTCGTTAGCAGACGGTGAGATCCATGATGTACGAGCGCCAGATTATGATGACTGGAGCACTGAAACAGAGCAAGGTGCCGGTTTGAACGGTGATCTCCTAGTGTGGCACCCACTGCTTGAAGAAGCATTTGAGTTGTCCTCAATGGGGATCCGTGTTGATGCGGAGGCTTTGCGTCGCCAATTGCTGCTGGCTGGCCGGGAGCAAGATGAGCAATTGCCATGGCACCAATCGTTATTAGCTGGGCAGCTACCACAAACCATCGGTGGTGGCATTGGCCAATCACGCTTGTTGATGCTGCTATTGGGCAAAAGCCATATTGGTGAAGTGCAATGTGGTGTGTGGCAAGACAGCTGTGCAGCACGGTTGTAA
- a CDS encoding dual specificity protein phosphatase family protein, whose protein sequence is MDKLFWLVPGQIAGRSGPNKDPWKIAELAETGIDLVVSLNDAVGVDSKELCQYQIEHLHIELPPNIPPKAGDEQHCLAGLTQAWHQLEPVLSSGQTVLIHCRSGKDRTGLLMAYLVMQLEKLPPSEAIAMVKEVRPIALSAEGWLDMAEQVLSQLEPQLGQFSA, encoded by the coding sequence ATGGATAAGTTGTTTTGGTTGGTGCCGGGACAAATTGCAGGACGCAGTGGCCCTAATAAGGATCCGTGGAAGATTGCTGAACTGGCTGAGACTGGGATCGATTTAGTGGTGTCGCTCAACGATGCCGTTGGGGTTGATAGCAAAGAGCTATGCCAATATCAGATTGAACATCTGCATATTGAACTGCCGCCTAATATTCCTCCTAAGGCTGGCGATGAACAACACTGTTTAGCGGGATTAACTCAGGCATGGCATCAGCTAGAGCCGGTATTATCCTCAGGCCAAACCGTCCTTATCCATTGTCGCAGTGGCAAAGACAGAACCGGCTTACTGATGGCCTACTTAGTGATGCAGTTAGAGAAACTGCCCCCAAGTGAAGCCATCGCAATGGTTAAAGAGGTTCGCCCTATCGCTTTAAGCGCCGAAGGGTGGCTCGACATGGCCGAGCAGGTGCTGAGCCAATTGGAGCCACAATTAGGCCAATTTAGCGCGTAG
- a CDS encoding S8 family serine peptidase, whose amino-acid sequence MKTKIALAVAVGLTGVAVAGPQQLNIQTTNDSFELLSRTQNHQPETRQAVVSNTDRYIVQLADQPIATYQGGIESFNATASSKGDKLNLQSSAAITYRKHLLSQQQQFRQTLQQRLPGVVVEKNYQTVFNGMSVHAVGVSIAQLAAIPGVTAVYPERMYYTQMDQSLDLIKAASAWAALGDRANAGSGIRVAVIDSGIRPESDLFDDAGFEAPASLPGDDYCGLVDQTFCNNKLIVARWSTPTFPVAEQENMSPLGFDGHGTHVAGTAVGNPTDIEYQGQAVTISGVAPGAYLMSYKALFATASDPTRASGSNAMLLEALEYAVSDGADVINNSWGGGAGADPATSPYQQAFEAAEAAGVVVVSAAGNDGSGAQTIGCPGCIESGITVANTTHGRFFANELAIGSLTGILAIEGAGTAQLEQDLMGPVISAVAVDAVNFEGCNEFAAASFDGSIAMISRGSCTFQAKVDNAAAAGATAVVVYNNRAGQPITMALDETAIPAVMISQKNGEDALAQLDNEMVMATIGATTTRIVDNEFADNTASSSSRGPNGNPNILKPDIAAPGSSILSAMSPDEIGNEGNNYAVLSGTSMASPHVAGAAALMRSMHPEWSAIEIKTALTSSATNMGLTKEDAETQADPFDIGAGRLDLEAATNAVLTFDKASFANASCITDCSFTATVTNRGDSEASWDLSASVEGTDVMVSPAMLALAADESASFTVSLDTTFSNKDGWVFGQVDFSGDSNAHLPIAVFPESSSDANTLSFSSDTNSVAYGETAMVTAVFNNKNFANTVAIRMSTPEDITMVAGSGVITASNASASGQEINEEEGYLSWEGTLDNAVLTATFIGTSGVGSFASADNQIACNSGCDEFSASFDLPEIEYNGEIYSAITISDNGLIIPGSFQDTSGTYANQMLPSDVAPNNVIAPFWTDFDLDDGSEGDTGDGTVHIYGLGSYVVVEWNNVAVWSDTSDNRYTFQAFIGYGDAIGDNWFNYVELGELPSALTVGVENSGGDLGTSVYYNGSGDAPVTDSYVQIANLAGGMVALNAEISSNVLDVAADDMVEATEDTVATFDLVGNDTAVVTIPLTASASHDGQSLESIQLLDVSGPAPTAIAVTMAAANGTVEINDDLTATYTPMADFFGMDNFEYEATDADGMVIGSASVNITVANVNDAPVASVSASATSASFTENTAVSIALEAVDIDGDALTWNVTQTGGPDVNFSVSNNTLTFTAPIVSEPTTLTFAAVANDGTVDSNSVTVMVEVTEKSGSSSGSLGWLSLLLLPLLARRRRA is encoded by the coding sequence ATGAAAACAAAAATTGCACTTGCTGTCGCCGTGGGCCTAACCGGAGTTGCGGTCGCAGGCCCGCAGCAGCTCAATATCCAAACAACAAATGATTCGTTCGAGCTATTGTCTCGTACCCAAAATCATCAGCCTGAAACTCGTCAGGCCGTTGTAAGCAATACTGATCGTTATATCGTTCAATTGGCCGATCAACCTATTGCCACCTACCAAGGTGGCATTGAGTCTTTCAACGCTACCGCGTCAAGCAAAGGCGACAAACTCAACCTTCAATCAAGCGCTGCAATTACCTACCGAAAGCACCTTTTGAGTCAACAGCAGCAATTTCGTCAAACCTTGCAACAGCGCTTACCCGGCGTTGTTGTTGAGAAAAACTATCAAACCGTATTTAACGGTATGAGTGTACACGCCGTTGGCGTATCCATTGCCCAATTAGCGGCAATCCCAGGGGTGACTGCGGTATATCCAGAACGAATGTATTACACCCAGATGGATCAATCATTGGATCTGATTAAGGCCGCTTCCGCTTGGGCGGCTTTAGGTGATCGTGCCAATGCCGGTAGCGGGATCCGTGTTGCAGTTATTGATTCAGGGATCCGGCCCGAAAGCGACCTATTTGATGACGCGGGCTTCGAAGCTCCCGCTTCCTTACCCGGCGACGACTATTGCGGCCTAGTTGACCAAACCTTCTGTAACAACAAGCTGATTGTCGCTCGTTGGTCTACCCCAACATTCCCTGTGGCGGAGCAGGAAAACATGAGTCCGCTTGGGTTTGATGGCCACGGTACCCACGTTGCTGGTACTGCCGTAGGTAATCCAACCGATATCGAATACCAAGGCCAAGCAGTTACCATCTCTGGGGTAGCTCCCGGCGCCTACTTGATGTCTTACAAGGCACTCTTTGCGACCGCTTCAGATCCTACCCGTGCCTCTGGTTCCAATGCGATGTTACTGGAAGCATTAGAGTATGCGGTCAGTGATGGTGCCGACGTAATCAATAACTCTTGGGGTGGTGGAGCTGGTGCAGATCCAGCAACCTCGCCCTATCAACAAGCCTTTGAAGCGGCAGAAGCCGCTGGTGTCGTTGTCGTAAGCGCCGCCGGTAACGACGGTTCTGGTGCGCAAACCATTGGCTGTCCCGGCTGCATCGAGTCAGGAATTACCGTTGCCAACACCACGCATGGACGTTTCTTTGCCAACGAATTGGCCATTGGTTCTTTAACCGGTATTTTGGCGATTGAAGGTGCTGGCACAGCTCAGCTTGAGCAAGATTTGATGGGGCCAGTCATTAGTGCGGTGGCGGTCGACGCGGTTAACTTTGAAGGCTGTAATGAGTTCGCCGCCGCAAGCTTCGACGGCAGCATTGCAATGATCAGTCGAGGCAGTTGTACCTTCCAAGCTAAGGTGGATAACGCTGCCGCAGCAGGAGCAACCGCAGTGGTGGTTTACAACAACCGCGCCGGCCAACCCATCACCATGGCGCTTGACGAGACTGCCATTCCAGCAGTGATGATTAGTCAGAAGAACGGCGAAGATGCGTTGGCTCAACTCGATAATGAGATGGTTATGGCGACTATTGGCGCAACCACAACTCGCATCGTCGATAACGAATTTGCTGACAATACCGCTTCAAGTAGCTCCCGTGGCCCTAACGGCAATCCAAATATTCTCAAGCCGGATATTGCTGCCCCTGGGAGCAGCATATTATCGGCCATGTCACCGGATGAGATTGGCAATGAGGGCAACAACTACGCCGTGTTGTCTGGCACCTCAATGGCTAGTCCACATGTTGCTGGCGCTGCCGCTTTGATGCGCTCAATGCACCCAGAGTGGTCTGCGATCGAGATTAAAACCGCATTAACCTCAAGCGCAACCAATATGGGGTTAACCAAAGAGGACGCCGAAACACAAGCCGATCCATTTGATATTGGTGCCGGTCGCCTCGATCTGGAAGCTGCTACCAACGCGGTACTGACCTTTGATAAAGCCAGCTTCGCTAACGCATCCTGTATTACTGATTGTTCATTCACCGCTACGGTAACTAACCGTGGTGACAGCGAAGCCAGCTGGGATCTGAGCGCCTCCGTTGAAGGTACTGATGTAATGGTCTCTCCAGCAATGTTGGCGCTTGCAGCCGATGAGTCCGCCAGTTTTACCGTGTCACTAGACACCACTTTTAGCAACAAAGACGGTTGGGTATTTGGCCAAGTTGATTTCAGCGGCGATAGTAACGCCCATCTCCCTATCGCGGTGTTCCCAGAATCTTCGAGTGATGCCAACACCCTGTCATTTAGCAGTGACACCAATTCGGTGGCTTACGGTGAAACCGCGATGGTAACTGCGGTGTTTAATAACAAGAACTTCGCTAATACCGTTGCTATCCGCATGAGTACTCCTGAAGATATCACTATGGTGGCAGGCTCTGGCGTTATTACTGCATCAAATGCCAGCGCAAGCGGCCAAGAGATCAATGAAGAGGAGGGTTATCTAAGCTGGGAAGGCACTTTAGATAACGCCGTACTTACTGCAACGTTTATAGGCACTTCTGGGGTAGGAAGCTTCGCCTCTGCCGATAACCAAATTGCCTGTAACAGTGGTTGTGATGAGTTCAGCGCTAGCTTTGACCTGCCAGAGATTGAGTATAATGGTGAAATATACAGTGCCATTACCATTTCCGATAATGGCCTGATCATCCCGGGTTCCTTTCAGGACACCAGCGGTACGTACGCCAATCAGATGCTGCCAAGTGACGTCGCCCCAAATAACGTTATTGCACCGTTTTGGACAGACTTCGATCTGGATGACGGCAGCGAAGGCGATACCGGTGATGGTACGGTTCACATCTATGGCTTAGGCTCTTACGTCGTAGTGGAATGGAATAACGTTGCCGTTTGGAGTGACACCAGCGATAACCGCTACACCTTCCAAGCATTCATCGGTTATGGCGATGCCATTGGTGACAACTGGTTTAACTATGTAGAGCTTGGCGAGTTGCCTAGCGCGTTAACTGTGGGGGTAGAAAACAGCGGTGGTGACCTAGGAACCAGCGTCTATTACAACGGCAGTGGCGATGCTCCGGTTACCGACAGCTACGTACAGATCGCTAACCTCGCAGGTGGCATGGTCGCTTTGAATGCTGAGATTAGCAGTAATGTGCTTGATGTTGCTGCCGACGATATGGTCGAGGCGACCGAAGACACCGTGGCGACCTTTGACTTAGTGGGCAATGATACTGCCGTGGTTACTATCCCGTTGACAGCAAGTGCGAGTCACGATGGACAAAGCCTTGAATCAATTCAATTGCTCGATGTCTCAGGTCCAGCTCCTACGGCTATCGCAGTAACTATGGCAGCAGCAAATGGCACCGTTGAGATTAACGACGATCTCACGGCAACCTATACCCCAATGGCGGATTTCTTTGGCATGGACAACTTCGAATATGAAGCGACCGATGCTGACGGAATGGTCATTGGTAGTGCCAGCGTCAACATCACCGTGGCTAACGTTAACGATGCGCCGGTTGCCTCAGTAAGCGCTTCAGCTACTTCAGCATCGTTTACCGAAAACACCGCCGTATCTATCGCACTTGAGGCGGTCGATATTGATGGCGATGCACTAACTTGGAACGTTACCCAAACTGGCGGACCAGACGTTAACTTTAGCGTTAGCAACAACACCCTAACCTTCACTGCGCCAATTGTTTCTGAACCAACTACTCTAACCTTCGCAGCCGTAGCCAATGACGGCACGGTCGACTCAAACAGTGTCACCGTTATGGTAGAGGTAACAGAGAAGAGCGGTTCCTCAAGCGGAAGCCTTGGCTGGTTATCACTGTTGCTATTGCCACTATTAGCTCGCCGTCGCCGTGCTTAA
- a CDS encoding class I SAM-dependent methyltransferase, which yields MHTSNQPSQLLVDQLEQFRQLPSGPILDLACGSGRNGLALAQAGHPLWFTDANKEALARVEHQLTALGTTAVIWHQDLEDGHNPFAGKQFAAVIGFNYLHRELFPWLIDAVKPGGLVIYETFTIKQAEIGRPSNPAFLLKPNELKQFFASWQILHYVEGKQANPDRYSAQLVARKPNKE from the coding sequence ATGCATACCAGCAATCAACCAAGCCAACTGCTCGTTGACCAACTGGAGCAATTTAGGCAATTACCAAGTGGCCCAATTCTTGACCTTGCCTGTGGTAGCGGCCGTAATGGACTGGCATTAGCGCAAGCGGGTCATCCACTGTGGTTTACCGATGCCAACAAAGAGGCCTTAGCGCGAGTTGAACATCAGCTAACAGCATTGGGCACCACTGCCGTCATCTGGCATCAAGACCTTGAAGATGGCCACAATCCGTTTGCGGGCAAACAGTTTGCCGCGGTAATTGGCTTTAACTACCTCCACCGCGAGCTGTTTCCGTGGTTAATAGATGCGGTTAAGCCCGGCGGACTAGTGATATATGAAACCTTCACCATCAAGCAGGCTGAAATTGGGCGGCCCAGTAACCCCGCCTTCCTTCTAAAGCCTAATGAATTGAAACAATTCTTTGCCAGCTGGCAAATACTCCATTACGTTGAGGGTAAGCAAGCAAATCCAGATCGCTATAGTGCGCAACTGGTGGCTCGCAAACCCAACAAGGAGTAG
- the rluA gene encoding bifunctional tRNA pseudouridine(32) synthase/23S rRNA pseudouridine(746) synthase RluA, translating into MRPFTYQPPTDPYLPLIHQDDDIIVVDKPSGLLSVPGRELAHKDSVYNRAKEQFGEVFDVHRLDMSTSGIIIVALRKDAERELKRQFRDRETSKSYLARIWGHPEHNEGEVDLPLICDWPNRPLQKVCYETGKPSQTLYRVIEQDKHSSLVELIPVTGRSHQLRVHMQALGHPILGDALYAHDDALAASDRLLLHAHKLTIKQPTTAEILELVAPPPFK; encoded by the coding sequence ATGCGACCGTTTACCTACCAGCCACCGACAGATCCTTACCTGCCCCTGATCCATCAAGACGATGACATCATTGTGGTTGATAAACCATCCGGCTTACTTTCGGTGCCGGGACGGGAACTGGCTCACAAAGACAGTGTCTATAACCGCGCTAAAGAGCAATTTGGTGAGGTATTTGATGTACACCGTTTGGATATGTCGACCTCAGGGATAATTATCGTTGCCCTGCGTAAAGACGCAGAGCGGGAACTGAAACGTCAGTTTCGCGATCGTGAAACCAGCAAAAGTTATCTCGCGCGTATTTGGGGCCACCCCGAACATAATGAAGGTGAAGTGGATCTACCGCTGATCTGCGACTGGCCGAATCGGCCATTGCAAAAGGTGTGTTACGAAACTGGTAAACCATCGCAAACCCTCTACCGCGTGATTGAACAAGACAAGCACAGCAGCTTAGTTGAGCTAATACCAGTGACTGGGCGCTCCCATCAATTGCGAGTCCACATGCAGGCACTTGGCCACCCAATTCTTGGGGATGCGCTCTACGCTCACGATGACGCACTTGCTGCCAGCGACCGATTGTTACTGCATGCGCATAAGCTCACAATTAAGCAACCAACCACCGCTGAGATACTCGAACTAGTAGCACCGCCACCGTTTAAATAG
- the lysC gene encoding lysine-sensitive aspartokinase 3 has protein sequence MRQTDFSYTVAKFGGTSVADYQAMQRCADIVLADPAVRLVVVSASSGVTNLLVELAKGQLTEAERLDHLAQIARIQYQILDQLQRPAQLAADIDDLLVQMDKLSKQRLGGLANGAISDALLALGECCSSALFAELLRQRNEQSLCFDARRVMRTDNHFGKAEPDLTALKQLLEQHLQPLLQANRVVTQGFIGADSEGNTTTLGRGGSDFSAALMAEALQAEVLAVWTDVDGIYSCDPRLVTTARPIPELSFDEAAEMATFGAKVLHPATILPAVRCGSAVFVGKSRAPEQGGTWIRKEVATSPGFRALSLRKQQTLLTVHSLNMLHARGFLAELFAILAKHRISVDLITTSEVSVALTIDDTGSSGSGASLITPELKQELATMCRVEVTEQLALVAVIGNQLATTAGIAKQVFEVLEPFNVRMICQGASPHNLCFLVDAQEAEPVVQQLHRTLLDD, from the coding sequence ATGAGACAAACCGATTTTTCATATACCGTCGCAAAGTTTGGCGGTACTTCAGTGGCCGACTATCAGGCGATGCAGCGTTGCGCTGATATTGTATTGGCCGATCCAGCGGTACGACTGGTCGTAGTGAGTGCCTCCAGCGGTGTTACCAATCTTCTCGTTGAGCTTGCTAAAGGGCAATTAACTGAAGCTGAACGCCTCGACCATCTAGCGCAGATCGCGCGTATTCAATACCAAATCCTAGATCAACTACAACGACCGGCACAGCTCGCTGCCGATATCGATGATCTGTTGGTGCAAATGGATAAGCTCAGTAAACAGCGTTTAGGTGGCTTAGCTAATGGTGCCATTAGCGACGCCTTGTTGGCACTCGGTGAGTGTTGTTCTTCCGCACTATTTGCCGAACTGTTGCGGCAACGAAACGAGCAATCGCTCTGTTTCGATGCACGACGAGTAATGCGTACCGACAATCATTTTGGGAAAGCAGAACCAGATTTAACTGCGCTGAAGCAACTGCTAGAGCAGCATCTCCAACCGTTGTTACAGGCCAACCGAGTGGTAACGCAAGGCTTTATTGGTGCTGATAGTGAAGGCAATACTACTACCTTAGGGCGCGGCGGTTCTGACTTCTCCGCCGCATTAATGGCAGAGGCTCTGCAGGCAGAGGTGTTGGCAGTTTGGACTGATGTGGATGGGATCTACAGTTGTGACCCTCGTTTGGTTACCACAGCTCGACCAATACCGGAACTGAGCTTTGACGAAGCGGCAGAGATGGCGACCTTCGGAGCTAAGGTTCTGCACCCTGCGACCATTCTTCCTGCTGTGCGTTGTGGTAGTGCGGTTTTCGTCGGCAAAAGTCGTGCACCGGAGCAGGGCGGTACTTGGATCCGTAAAGAAGTAGCCACTTCACCAGGGTTTCGAGCGTTAAGTCTTCGTAAGCAACAAACGCTACTTACGGTTCATAGCTTGAACATGCTCCACGCCCGCGGCTTCTTGGCCGAGCTGTTCGCTATCTTGGCAAAACATCGGATCTCGGTGGATCTGATCACCACCTCTGAGGTGTCGGTTGCCTTGACCATCGACGACACCGGCTCCAGTGGGAGCGGAGCGTCGCTTATTACCCCTGAGTTAAAGCAAGAACTGGCAACCATGTGCCGTGTAGAAGTGACAGAGCAGCTTGCCTTGGTTGCGGTCATTGGCAACCAGTTAGCTACAACTGCGGGCATTGCCAAACAGGTGTTTGAGGTGCTTGAACCCTTTAACGTCCGCATGATTTGCCAGGGGGCGAGTCCGCACAATCTGTGTTTCTTGGTCGATGCTCAAGAAGCCGAGCCCGTGGTGCAGCAACTGCATCGAACCCTATTGGATGATTAA
- a CDS encoding NADP-dependent oxidoreductase produces MSHSFKGWQFQHYPVGMPDSSTVTLVEEQLGDLSTGQVLIKNLWLSVDPYMRGRMINTKSYVPPFQPGELLQGGAIGKVIESNNPQFPVGAEVMHMQGWRELAISDGSDLTAVGGHGLPLQNYLSVMGLTGLTAWAGLNKVGQLRADDVVFVSGAAGAVGSIVCQLAKLAGAKVIGSAGSDSKVAWLSQQLGVDAAFNYKHSDDLTATLKSLAPEGISLFFDNVGGAHLQAAMANMQDFGRIVSCGMIDQYNAEAPVAGPTNMADFIRRRIRMQGFIASDFMADYQQFAADVGGYLMAGKLVNQETVVEGIESTYDGFLGLFSGANTGKMLVKL; encoded by the coding sequence ATGAGCCACAGTTTTAAAGGCTGGCAGTTTCAACATTATCCTGTAGGTATGCCAGACAGCAGCACCGTCACCTTAGTAGAGGAGCAGCTCGGTGATCTCAGCACGGGGCAGGTGTTAATTAAAAACCTATGGCTGTCAGTGGATCCCTACATGCGTGGACGGATGATCAACACCAAAAGCTATGTACCACCATTTCAACCCGGTGAACTGTTGCAAGGTGGTGCCATTGGTAAGGTGATTGAGTCGAATAACCCGCAGTTCCCAGTTGGCGCAGAAGTAATGCACATGCAAGGCTGGCGAGAGTTAGCTATTAGCGATGGCAGTGATCTGACAGCGGTTGGCGGCCACGGTTTACCGCTGCAAAACTATCTGTCGGTGATGGGGTTAACAGGGCTTACTGCTTGGGCAGGTTTGAACAAAGTGGGGCAACTGAGAGCAGATGATGTGGTGTTTGTTTCTGGTGCTGCTGGAGCGGTGGGTTCAATTGTGTGCCAGCTAGCAAAGCTGGCTGGCGCCAAGGTAATTGGCTCCGCTGGCAGTGACAGCAAGGTCGCTTGGTTGAGCCAGCAACTTGGTGTTGATGCCGCTTTTAACTATAAGCACAGTGACGACTTAACTGCGACGTTAAAATCATTGGCTCCGGAAGGCATCAGCCTGTTTTTTGATAATGTCGGGGGCGCTCATCTGCAAGCGGCAATGGCCAACATGCAGGACTTTGGCCGTATTGTCTCTTGCGGCATGATTGATCAATACAATGCTGAAGCGCCGGTAGCTGGGCCAACCAATATGGCAGACTTTATCCGTCGCCGTATTCGCATGCAGGGCTTTATTGCTTCGGACTTTATGGCAGATTACCAACAGTTTGCTGCTGATGTTGGTGGTTACTTGATGGCAGGAAAGTTGGTTAATCAGGAAACCGTAGTAGAGGGGATTGAATCAACCTACGACGGTTTCTTAGGTTTATTTAGTGGTGCTAATACCGGCAAAATGTTGGTCAAGCTGTAG
- the asnC gene encoding transcriptional regulator AsnC, producing MNHQNAVENEHDFQRIDNLDKQVLVALQHNARVPYAELAKRFGVSAATIHVRVEKMKQTGIINGTQVLLDPKALGYQVCCFIGINLKAAGDYPAVLAKLEALAEVTEAYYTTGHYSIFIKIRCRNIDALHRLLVDQIQAITQIQSTETLLSLSQPISRQITP from the coding sequence ATGAATCATCAAAATGCAGTTGAAAATGAGCACGACTTCCAACGAATCGACAATTTGGATAAACAGGTATTAGTGGCATTGCAGCATAATGCACGTGTCCCCTACGCCGAATTGGCCAAACGTTTTGGCGTCAGTGCTGCGACTATCCACGTGCGCGTGGAGAAGATGAAGCAAACCGGTATCATCAATGGCACTCAGGTACTCCTCGACCCTAAGGCACTTGGTTATCAAGTTTGTTGTTTTATCGGAATCAATCTAAAAGCAGCGGGAGATTATCCTGCAGTACTGGCGAAACTAGAGGCACTAGCAGAGGTAACCGAAGCATATTACACCACTGGCCATTACAGTATTTTCATTAAAATACGTTGTCGTAATATCGACGCGTTACATCGGCTGTTGGTTGATCAAATCCAAGCAATCACTCAGATCCAATCAACCGAAACCCTACTATCGCTAAGCCAACCAATCAGCCGACAGATAACGCCTTAA